The following nucleotide sequence is from Triticum dicoccoides isolate Atlit2015 ecotype Zavitan chromosome 7B, WEW_v2.0, whole genome shotgun sequence.
AACCATCTGGACATGCAATATGTTGTTATTGGGAACTATTTTATGTAGTGTTTGTAAGTAAGGACTGAGAGCCTGAGATGGAAATAGGACAGGGTAAAAGGCTTTTTTTTCAATTTTGAGCTTTGACGATTTATCTCCTAGTCCCATCGTTTTTCCCATGTAGACAATACATAACTAGGCTATACCTTGTTTTGTTGTTGTGTTCTATAAGTAAGGTCAAGCCCGCGAACCTGATAGCATGGTAACTTCTATGAAAATGGCATGGTAATGTACGCATTGTGGACCTGATAACTAACGTACAAACACTACGGTAAATTTGGCCCGGAGGAAAGTTGTTTCAAAGCATGTGTGCGGTAActtctatgaaaataatatgataatttATGCATCACGGAGCTGATAACTCAAATACATACACCATGATAACTTTTTGACCCGGGAATAAAGTTGTTAGAAACATACCTCCGATAACTTTTGTGTGAATAGCACGGTAATATATGCACCATGGACCTGATCACTTACGTACAATAACTTCTGTTCAAATAGAAATGATAATACGTTCAATAATTTCTGTGCaaatagcatgataatttttgaTAAATTGCGTAGAAACACGATGATAACTTTCACCCAGGGAGAGAAGTTGTTGATAACATAACGTTGTAACTCTTTTTGTACATTCCATGGTGATTTATGCACCACAGACATGATGACTTAGATATAAGACACCACGGTAACTTTGAGCAAGGAAAAAAAGTTGTTGAAATACCCCCTTTAACTTCTGTGTAAAAAGTATGGTAATATACGCACCACACATATGATACCTTAGGTACAAAACACGTGGTAACATTTGACCCTAGGGAAAACAATTGTTGAAAATATTCATCGGTTATTTTTGTGTAGATGGCATGATAATATATGCACTGGAGACCTGATAATTTACACGTGTCAACTTTTTAACATAGGAAAAAATTTGTTGAAAGCAAACCCTTGAATAACTACAGTGTAATAATATGCACCAGCGGTGAAGTAGTATATTTCTTTAGAATGTGAACAGAAATTGTGTGTTGGTTAGTTGGTTATTGGGCTTTGTGTAAGCCCTGCAGCCTCAAACAAGGAGGGCTTGGGGTACGAATCTCATTGGCCTCAGCCTTTTGCCTTTTGCCTCATTTATTTACCGTACTTTTGTTTCTGGAAAAAAGGTAAGAAAAAACTAACTGGAAAAAACGTGGGGAAACGGGAGGCTAATGGAACGAGAAAAAAATGAGGAACGTGAAAAAATGGTGGAAACAAAATACTGGCGAGAGAACGAGGGAGGTGCGAGGCCAACGGGGACGAGAGGAAAATTTGGAATCGAACGCACTCGGGTCTCCTTAGACGGATCGAACGAGCTGGGCCTGGCTGGCGAGATCGGTTGGTATTTTTGCAATCTGTCACACGGTTGACAAATATCACAGTTCTTGAGAAATTTCACATTTTTGTGTATAGGGCTGGATTACACATTGGTCAAACTCTTAGGCCGTGACATATCGGCTCATATAAAAGCACGTCTTGGCCCAGCCCATGAAGGGCAACCAGTGACAGCATGCGCACAAAGCCTAGCTACCTTTGCTAAAaaaactatttattgttgatttatacCCAAAAAGATGTTTTATCCACTCATTAAGTAACTTCAACTATATTTATTTAAATATTATTGCTGCAAGCAGTTGCAACATAGCACAGCGATTAGGTGAACTGGATGCGCGTGTTCAGTAAAAATAATTCTGCATAGCACATGGCTTCCTTTCGagatctcgatgtgcatcacactgTATTCTAAAATTCAGATGAGATACCAAATGTTTCGGGCACCTCACCAGCCAGTGATGCTGCACGAGGGGAATCAAATCTTGCCGCCAATACTCGAGACATGGCTACAGAAAGTAAACAAGAGAGCGTCAGCAGTTGTTATAAGTAGAGAGGAGCCTACATGGAAGTTTCTTTGGTTCTCTCACCAGTCACCACTTCTTCTCTTCCAGCTCCATTGAGACAACACAGGAACACTCTGGTTCCCATTCCAAGCATGGCTAGCCATCTAGAGTCTTGAGCCGACAAACATCTGCCGGTGAAATCAGGGTCAAATAATGGCCGCGAAGCTAAACACGGCTGCCTCGTCTTCAGTTTCTGCGACCATCGGTGCGAGATTGACTAAGGACTGTTGGaaatacttacatctgcattgtgaGATGATGGGTTGTCTAGCAGCTAGGCCAGCTTTTCTAGAGTCTCCACGTACGAAGGTGCTGGTGTTCTGAGCATGGAAAAAAAACAGTGAGTTGAAACATGAATGTTAAAGAGCTGCTCTTAGTTCTCAAGAGTGGACATGGATTATGCAACATCTGAAGCAAGCTGGGAACACAGATAACTGACGACAAGGAGGATCACAGAGTGATCGGATTACTTACAGGAGCACGTGACCATCTCGCTACTTGAACCAAAATTGCATGCAGCTCCTGTCCAAGAAAATTGTAATGCCGAGTACAAAGAAGTGGTTTCTAGTCTCCATGATATTGCAGAAGAGAACAAATGTACGCACAGTACAGGTGAAGCAGCTGCGCACATTAGAGAGCATAGGAGAGTCTGTTCACAAATTGTTCTAGAAAATATGTTACTCTTCTAAGTACACTAAGCTTCTAGCCTTCTAGGTACCCATCTCTGAAACTAGCGACTGGAATCATCCTTTTAAAGGATTTGCTAATCATACAAACATATTTTTTTTTACAAACAAGTACAAATGTACATCAATGAAAAGAACAGAACTGAGGCCTGCTTATTTACAACTACACCAAAGAAAGGGTCATAGATGTTTGAGAATCATTTAGTATGGTAAACAAGAGTATAAGATTGTACATACAGAAAGTATAAAAACAATATGGTGACCAGAGGCATACATCGGAACCTCATTTATGTTATGGTGTGATATGAAAATAGCCATGCTCCCCACAAGGTGGGTAGGTCAAACTGGATGAGAGAAAAAGGGCATACATGGCAGCTCCGACCCATCTTGTTTGCCATCACCTAAACATGGCAGCTCAAATCCACAAGGCTGCAACCTGTGGTTCTCACCAATGAAAAGACCTGATTAAATTAAATAATGGCTTGAGCATGCAATTATGCAAAGAGCCACCATACACACAGTACCACACGGCTGGTTCTTGCTGCCAATTGCTGGAACATGATAATTGATGGCTCATCTCGGGGACAATGAACACACTAAGAGATGCACTGAACATGAGATGACTTTAGCTTTCGTAATCGATATTCAGCTGCCAGATCTCGAGCTATAGGGGACAGCATCTGGGGGATGAAATGGCACAATTCTTCGTGTCTAGAAATCAAATACTCCTGGTTGTATACTTCTGTGCATATATAGGGCTCAGCAGAATGTAGACGCATCAAACCAAAAGGCGCTCTTTCTTCACCCACAATTCAGAGAAAAGCTTCAAGATCAGATATGGCTTTCCACCTAAAATCGATAAGTTTGCCTTCTAGGCCTCACATCAGTGAGACGGAAGTCGAACAAGAGCTGCTGAGCCTAGAGGCTAGCATCTCTTCCTCCATTACCATCGGCACAATGTGCGAGGGTCTTATGAGGCTTGGAAACATCTACAATGGTGTTGAAGAAATCATTGGCCTACCAAGCAACCAAGTTTGCTCCGCCCAGGAGAGGAAGATGTTGGATGAAGAAATGGAAGGTTCTCTCGAGCTAGTAGATCTCTGCAGCACCATGCAAGAGATCTTCGTCGAGATGAAAGCCATTATCCAAGAGCTGCAAGTGGCACTAAGAAAAGGAGATGAAGAAGCTTCTCAAGCCAAGATCCAGTCTTACACTCTCTtgacgaagaaggccaagaaacatTTCAAGAAGACCGCATAGAAGGCTACTTCTGAAGGTTGCAGCATGGTCATGCTATTGAGCAAGGCTAGAGAGGTCTCTATCTCCCTGCTGGAATCCACAGTCCTCCTCTTGTCAAAGCAAATTGAAATGCGCAAACAGTCTCTTATCTCCAAGGCATTTCACAAGACGAAGAAGCCAGTTGTTTGTGAGGAGGAGCAATTGCAGGAGTTAGAGTGcagcatcagagatcttgagaatgGAGCAGGACATCTATTCAGGAAATTAGTCCAGAGCAGAGTTTCCCTCCTAAACATTCTTAGCTCATAGATACTCCACATCACTCTTAGTGGCCTGTGATTGGCATCCGCCTTTTTGAGGATTAGCCAATCTTGATACAGTTTTCCAGTATGTATGCAGTATACAGTACAAATGTACAGAATATTAGAGAGAAAAGGCAAAGTTTTGATCTATTTCATGTTTAATATTCTCTTTATACTTTCTTTTGATATCAACCTCACTTAGTGGATCTTGCTCCTTGTACATTATGTATGCCAGATCAAAGCTAACAAGGGCTAAGGATGTGATTACCACAAAAATTATCANNNNNNNNNNNNNNNNNNNNNNNNNNNNNNNNNNNNNNNNNNNNNNNNNNNNNNNNNNNNNNNNNNNNNNNNNNNNNNNNNNNNNNNNNNNNNNNNNNNNNNNNNNNNNNNNNNNNNNNNNNNNNNNNNNNNNNNNNNNNNNNNNNNNNNNNNNNNNNNNNNNNNNNNNNNNNNNNNNNNNNNNNNNNNNNNNNNNNNNNNNNNNNNNNNNNNNNNNNNNNNNNNNNNNNNNNNNNNNNNNNNNNNNNNNNNNNNNNNNNNNNNNNNNNNNNNNNNNNNNNNNNNNNNNNNNNNNNNNNNNNNNNNNNNNNNNNNNNNNNNNNNNNNNNNNNNNNNNNNNNNNNNNNNNNNNNNNNNNNNNNNNNNNNNNNNNNNNNNNNNNNNNNNNNNNNNNNNNNNNNNNNNACATGTCATGGCGTACAACACTGAAATCCAtgcccaagaaaaaccaaatccatCTCAAGTTCTACCTGCTCTTGGAATAATTAAATCCGAACATCAAAACTTGCCCCGCCACTAAACTGTTTTGCTCCTTTCCATATAATGCTTAACAAACTAACACCAATGGATTTCCTACACGAAAATAATAGCTGTGCCATGAAGATAGAACGTCAATCCAGATGGCTGCTAAGAGAGGCTGGACGCCGATGACGATCTCATGGAATGCCGGGCATATGCTGGTTACAGAGCCAAGAATTATGTGGATCCATCAGCTAATATCAAAACCAATCTTCGCTGGGCCCACGAACATCAACCAGACTGACAGTATGCATAGAATTAAATCCAACTATTTAGCTAAAAATGAACCTGTTTATTCATCTACAGGGTACTAAATATATCTGTTTCAAGATTATTGCAGCAAGTAAGTGCAGCGTGTCACAGGATAAGCTCAATGTAGGTGCACGTAATGCGCTAAACTTTTCTACACAGCACATGGCTTCTCTCGAGATCTGGCTATGCATCAAATTAACAAATTCAAATGAGAAGCAAAAGCCAGAAGAAAATATAAATTTACAAGGAAGGTTTTTTTACTTACAAATTCGGACGAAGGAATAACTGCCCCCCGCGTGCCCCCCGCGTCGCCCTCCCCGAGCGAGGCGACCGGGGCGGttccccacccctccccctccccgcgAGTCCCCGCCCCCCTTCCCCTTCGCCGCTGCCGCCGGCGGGCGCGGCCGGGCGTTGCCCGCGCGGCGCCCCGCAGTCCGGCGGTGGCGGCCCTCCTTCTTCCCTCGTCGCTGGACCCCGGCTCGGGCAAGCGGTCCTGGCGGCGGAGCCCCTTcggccggcggcgttccggcgcggaTCTGGACGGCGGCGGTGCGGAGGCGTTGCCCCTTGGCGGCGGTGACGACCCATGGCTTGCAGCGGCCGGCGGCGCCCGGCTGGCCCAGATCTAGGCCTACGGGCCCGATCTGGGTCGGGGCGGGCCTGCTGGGTGGCCGCAGTGGGCTGTTCTCCGGTGGTTTCTGGCGAGCTCCTTGCGACAAGGACGACAGCTGCTGTGCCGCGACTGCTGCAGCACGGCGGCGGAGCTTCACGGGCCCACGCTGGGCCTGGCCGGACAGGGGGTCTGGTGTGCCTCTGCTGCTATGCCCGGTCTGCTACCGCCTAAGCCGGTGGAGGTTGTTCCCTCCCTCGTGGCTGCGGTGCTGCCGGTCCTTGTCTTCGGGTGTCTCGTTTGGATCCGGCCGGCCTCGCTTCATTGGCCGTGGTGAGACGACGGCGGTGTCCTCGTGACTGTTGGCGCATGTTGGTGGGCGCCGGGTGTGGTGGAGCCGAAGGTTGGTCCTGGGTGGTGGGCGCGAGAGGTCGGGAGAAATCCATGTCGGGTCTTGCCGGCACCAACGCGGTGACGCCTGCGGGCGCCGCCATCCTTCTTGAAGGGCGTCGGGTGACCCTCTCCCCCCTCTACCCTCCGTGTACCGGGAGAAATCCTAGGattcgtccgggcagcagcgtcgtcatcgtcgcattccttcttgaaggtggtgCTTGGTACACGGCAACTCGGTGGCTTTGGAGCGTGGTGGTTATCTTTGGTGGGCGCAGCGATCGCGGTGTGCCGTAGCTTTCGTTGATCCGACGTTGTTGGCATTTCTTCTCTTATTTTCTCTTGTTATTTCTTTTGGGCGTGCTTGTGCTGTTTGCCCCAGCGTGGATCGGATTGTTGTATCGGGTGGTTGCTATATCAATATAGCGGGGCGTAAGCCTATTTCGGTACTTACAAATTCAGAAAAAATAAAGACGGCTGATGTTTGGTACTCAATAAGTAAGAATAATGGGTAAAGGTTGTGTGAAAATCATAATAAAAATATATGTCCAGGGGCACACACCAAAGGCTCATTTCAACAAATGGTTTGATATGAAATGGTCATGCTACTCACACGGTGGGTGGTTTGAACAAAAAGAATAGGGATAAAATATTGATCCAGCAACCAGCCCATGATCCTTGTCAAGTGGATCTTGTTTCCTATCACCATAGCATGCCAGCACCTGCGCACAAAGCTTCAGTTTCTGATTAGCAAGAGTTTCCACCAAAGAAAATACCAGAACGGACGACAGGGCGGCAGCCAGCATTACACGCTCACAGCTAAATATGCTGGGTTAGCAATCCATTAAAAaaattgtaccaagatccaccgccAGACTTCACCACACTGCTGGTTCTTTGCTGCCGATTGTTGGAACATGATAATAGTAGTGGACACACTAAAAAATTACTTGTACTAAACATGAGACGACTTTGCTGTTGTAATCGAGATGCTGCTGCCAGATCTCAAGCCATAGAAGACAGCATCTGGGAGATGTAATGGCGTGATTCTTCATGTCTACCAGTTGACTGCTACTGCTTATACACTTCTTCTGTATATATAGGCCTCTGCCGAATGGTAACATCAAACCAGAAGTTGTTCTACTCTTCTCCTCTCTACTCTCTTTCACAACGATACATAGAAAAGCTTCCAGATCAGATATGGCTTTCCACATGAGATCCATAAGTTTGCCTTCTAGGCCTCAGGCCAATGAGACCGAGGTCGAGCAAGAACTGCTGAGCCTAGAGGCAAGCATCTCTTCTTCCATCACCATCGGCATGATGTGTGATGGTCTGAGGAGGCTCGGAGACATCTACAATGGTGTTGAAGAGGTGATTTGCCTACCAAGAAACCAAGTTAGCTCCACTCAGCAGAGGAAGATGTTGGATGGAGAGATGGAATGCTCTCTTGAGTTGTTGGACCTCTACAGTAACATGCAAGAGATCTTCGTCGAAATAAAGGCCATCATCCAAGAGCTGCAAGTGGCTCTAAAAAAAGGGGATGATGCAGCTGCTCAAGCCAAGATCCAATcttatgcccgcttggcgaagaaggccaagaatcaTTTCAAGAAGGCCATAAAAAAGACTCCTGCAGATTGCAAGATGGTCATGCTATTGACCAAGGCCAGAGGGATCTCTGTCTCTCTGCTGGAGTCCACACTCCATCTCTTGTCGAAGAAAATTGAAATGCCTAAACAGTCTCTTGTTTCCAAGGCATTTCACCAAAAGAAGGCAGTTGTCTGCAAAGAGGAGCAATTGCAGGAGCTAGAGTGCAGTACCGGAGATCTTGAGAGTGGAGCAGGACATCTGTTCAGGAAATTAGTCCAGTGCAGAGTTTCTCTACTCAACATTCTTAGCTCGTAGATACTCCAAGTCACTCTTGACGCCCTGTGGTTGGCATCCGCCTTTTAAGGAATAGCTGATCTTCATGCAATTTTTCCATATGTATACACTATACAGTATAAATGTACAGGAAACCATAGAAAGAGAAACCAAAGTTTTGATCCATTCGACCATTTCATGCTTGAAGATGTGTTTGTCATCCCAGTACACTTTATTTTGATATCCTTGGTTAGTCAATCTTGTTCCTTAGGCATGAAGCATGCCagatttccaccaccaccaccacatggctGTGCGCACTACAAGTGAATATATTTCTTGCTTCAGAATGCAACAAATTCCAAATTAGTGTACTCAAATTATAATATCGTTAACATCTGTATCATTAAAGCATCGAGGCAAAAAAAATTAGCACAAACATGTACCCTGGAGCCACAACTCTGCTTTTGTCCTACAGGATTCACAATAATTTGGGCAAGAACTAATCCAAACTTTGCCAGGACGCAAAGTTTGTGTTCCTTTCCATAGTTTATATGCTTATTGGCACacatcaaaagcatgtttctgtacaTGCTTATCGGAGATCTTCAGAATGGAGCAGGACATCTGCTCAGGGAATTAATTCAGAATTGAGTGTTCTCTCCAAAAGAAAATTCGGTATAGGTGGAGAGGCCCTCGCGTCGCCCGGGCAGGCGACTCGGGGGCGACTAGGGTTTGCCTCCTGCCGCCACCTTCCCcatccacctccccccttgctgccACCCAAGACGGCCGTCGGACAAGCCCGTGCGGGTGCCGGTGATGGTGGCGGCAGGGATCTAGTCGCTCTACCCCTTGGTGGAAGACTGCGGATCCTAGGCGCGCGCGGGAGGTAAAGCTGGTCGgaggcttggccgtgagggcggtgAGCCACCGGCGGGAGTTGGTCGCCACGCAGTGCTGCCCTGCGTCAGATCTGGAGGTTCAAGCTCCTCTcccctgccctctctctccctttggcctcggcggcagccggcctcgtccgTTTGCCTGGTGCAGGAGGGTTCTGGTGGAGGGGTTAGGGACTGGGGGAATCCCTGGTCTGGCCCGACGTTGGTGACGGCCAAGGTCGCCACtttcctccttggaggcgccgTCGAGGTCCTACAATCCACCCTGATCCCACACCCGAGTGAAAGCCCAAAATCCATCTCGAATTGGGCGGCGGTGGCGCCATGTGCATCGTGCCCTTCTAGGAGGCGATGTCTTGGGTGGTTGGGTTAGGTTGAGGCAACGCTGACGGTGGAGCTCGGCAGCTTTGGGTTTCTTTGGTGCGGTGGAGCGTAGTGCTACAGGTGTCTGCGTGCTTCAGGTTGGTGTCTCTTCGATGGCGGCTCGTGTTGTTCAGTTCCGACGGTACGGCATCTTCGATCTTAGCGGAAGGGGATAGGGTTCCCTTCTCGGCGATAGCGTCCCGACAGAAGCCAGAGGACCCGGGCTTTCCATTGTAGCTGGTTGCTTTACTCGCTTGTTACTCTGCACCTCGGTGCCCTGCTGGCTCCTTGATGGCGATTGCTCTTGGAAGTTCCCCCACTCCACTTGGTTGTTCTGGGCTGCGGCGGTGCAGCTGGTAAGGCGTGCCCAATTCAAGGTGGTTGCTAAATTGTTGCTCTGGGCATTGTGGCCGGTACTCTTCTTGCTCTTCGGTGAGCATCTCTACATCTTGATGGTGCACTGCCTTTCGATCCAAAGCGAGGGGGTAGGGTCCCCCTTCGGTGCTAGAGAAAGAAGGTGCTTTGCGTCGTCCCCAAGGGCGACACGGGCGGCTCCCCCAACCCACTGCCGCCTCCCCTGCccttcctccctcgccgctgccggcGTCCCCACCGGGCAAAGTCCCGATGTGGGTAGGCGGCGGCACGGTGGTCTCCTTCTCCgcttcctctccctccctctcctctAGCCCTCACTAACCCTAGCTGCTGCCGTCGGTGGGGGCTCCTTCGTCGCACTACTGGAGGTGCTCTGCTTGGGAGGCGATGGTCACGGCAAGAGAGCTGGCGTCGTGCTCTCTCCTCGACTTGGTGATGCTCCGACCTTGCGCCCGCCCCGGCCCAGATCTAGGGTCCggcggggctctcgacccggttggTGGTCGCGGCCTGCGGAGTTGTGGCCACCGCCTTCTTCATGAGGTGGTCACAGCAGGGGTGGCGATGGCCGCCTCGCCCGGCCTGGCGCCGGGGGCTGATGCCCGAGGTGACGACGACCCCTGCCCAGATCTGGGGCAGGGTGGATTCCGGTGAGCCGGATGGGCAGCCGTGACCAGGGGTCGTGGCCGCCATCTTCCGTGCGTGGTTTGGAGCTCCTATAGCCGTCTGGCTTTCCCCTTACATTGCTTGTTGGGGGTAAGTGGGGGGCGCCGGTGAGGGTCGTGGTGGATCTACTTCTCTGGGCGAAATATGTGTTAACCGACGGTGGTGCTGAGTGTTGGGGCTCTCGGACGGCGGCCCTGGATGGCGAGGCCGCGTGTCTGGCTCTATGGCAAGCAGCGTAGCGGTGGTGGTGGCATTTCTCCTTGGTCTTGTGGATGGTGAGGAGGGAGGCGGCAGAAAACCTGGTGGTCGCGGTGCTTCGGCAGCGGTGTCACCCAGATCATGTTGTGGAGGTTTGTTTTGGTGGTGACGGACTTGGACCGTGGTACCTCGGTGTGGCATGGGTGAGACTCCGGGTGAAAGCTTCGTGCTTCGACGCCAGCGGCGGCGATGCCTGTGGGCGTCACGTCCCTCTTGGGGGCATCGTTGTGGTTCTCCTTCCATTTCAGGGCTTCGGGTGAAAACACTCGACCGTCTTTCGATCGCGGCGACGGCGGCATGTGGCGTCGTCACCCTCTTGGGAGCATTACTGTGGAGCTCAGGCACCCTTAGGTTACGTCTCTTCGACATCGGCGGGCGAGCTCGGATCCTCTTTCTGGATGCCTCCTCGGCTCTGGCAAGAGGCGTTCCTAGCAGCTTCTTATCTTTTACACATGACTTTGGTGGCATCGCTCTCGGTCCTCCGCGTCTGCAGGTAGGATCGGCGCTCCACGGCCTGAAGAGAGAGGATAGGGGGTCCTCTCCGACGACAACTTAGTGTGTGCGTTCCATCGAAGTCTGATGGTCTCTCTTGGAAGCGCGAGTTCTCTTCTTGTCAATAGCCTCGGGTGTTTTGTCTTAGGATGTGGGCACTCTTGTAATATCTTGTTTTATCTTTGATCTGCTTTGTAAGAGGATTTTCCTCATCACCTTGTATCGGTTTGGccatgttgctttatatataaagcaaggcgaaagcctttttcagtCAAAGAAGGTGCTTCGCTCTCCAAGTCCCGGGCTGCATCAAGTTCTTGTGGCCCCTTTGGGTTGGATATGTCTTGCCTTGCTTCATCTGTCATGAGTTTTAGGTGCCTTTGTGTGGAGTGCATCGCCAATCAAGCTTTGccctttttttttgaaaaggggggatccccggcctctgcatcagcacgatgcatacggccatcttattaaaaatAAAACATCCACAAGGTCTCGAAGTCTCAGTAGTAGCAAACTAAAAAAAACAAACGACAAGGCTCACACAGAGCCCAAAGGCTAGATACATAAGCTAGCCCAACAAAGGATAAACCACAACCGGTTGGCTGAACAAAagacaggtaaactaattgcctatcctattacatgaccgccatccaaaccggctgaagatatcccgtgctaccgtctcccatcggatagcaccagtaaccaaacgctccctggcctccgtcggagtgagtagcgaccaggaaCGGATAAGTGCCgtggctctgaagataacctgcaaaacatgagtgtttgttgttctgttaaaaacaagatcatttctgcaattccaaagcGCCCACACTAAGGCGCACACCCCCACGCGAATATGCTTAGCTAACCCGGGCTCTACCCTGTTAAGCCAAGCTCCAAACATCATGTTCACAGAAATTGGTGGAGTAATATTGAAAGCCACATGAACAGTTGTCCAAAGAATTCTAGCTAGTGGGCAATCAAAGAATAGATGCTTAATGGTTTCAccctgatcacagaaactacacctagtaggaccTGTCCAATTGCGCTTTGTTAAATTATCCTTTGTTAAGATAACTTGTTTATGGAGAAACCACATAAACACCTTAATCTTCAAAGGAACTTTAACATCCCACACATGCTTGGAGGTCGGGATCGAGCTGGAATTAATAACAGCAACGTACATTGATTTAACAGTGAATTCCCCGGACCTAGTGAGGTTCCAGCGCAGTTTATCAGGTTGTTGTGAAAGCTGGACCTGCATGAGTCTCCCAACTAGATGCAGCCACtgttcccaacgattgcccactaACGATCTTCTAAAATGAATATTAAGTGGAATGGAACGAAAAACTGTTGTAACCATAGCATCGCGCCTTTGTACAACACGATACAACGCCGGATACTGGATTGCAAGGGGCGTATCACCGAGCCAACaatcctcccagaatctcgtgcTGGCACCGTTTCCAACAACATGCTTTGCCCTCTGAAAGAATGAAAGCTTAACTTTCATTAGCCCTTTCCAAAAGGGTGAATCAGTCGGTCTACCCGTGACCTGAGACAAAGTTTTGGTTTGAAGATACTTATTACGAAGgatttgt
It contains:
- the LOC119342076 gene encoding uncharacterized protein LOC119342076, with translation MAFHMRSISLPSRPQANETEVEQELLSLEASISSSITIGMMCDGLRRLGDIYNGVEEVICLPRNQVSSTQQRKMLDGEMECSLELLDLYSNMQEIFVEIKAIIQELQVALKKGDDAAAQAKIQSYARLAKKAKNHFKKAIKKTPADCKMVMLLTKARGISVSLLESTLHLLSKKIEMPKQSLVSKAFHQKKAVVCKEEQLQELECSTGDLESGAGHLFRKLVQCRVSLLNILSS